The proteins below come from a single Comamonas antarctica genomic window:
- the nusG gene encoding transcription termination/antitermination protein NusG yields the protein MTDAVEMGVADTTGAAPTNPDLRWYIVHAYSGMEKAVERNITERIMRAGMENKFGRILVPTEEVVEVKNGQRKTTERRLFPGYVFVEMVMEDDTWHLVKHTNKVTGFVGGAKNRPAPISEEEVQKIVSQMQEGTDKPRHKVEFLAGELVRVKEGPFTDFNGSVEEVNYEKNRLRVSVTIFGRATPVELEFSQVEKT from the coding sequence ATGACGGATGCTGTCGAAATGGGCGTTGCAGATACCACGGGTGCTGCTCCTACCAATCCTGACCTGCGCTGGTACATCGTTCATGCCTATTCGGGCATGGAAAAAGCAGTCGAACGCAACATCACCGAGCGCATCATGCGCGCCGGCATGGAAAACAAGTTCGGCCGCATCCTGGTGCCCACCGAGGAAGTGGTCGAAGTCAAGAACGGCCAGCGCAAGACCACCGAGCGCCGCCTGTTCCCGGGCTACGTGTTCGTCGAGATGGTCATGGAAGACGACACCTGGCACCTGGTCAAGCACACCAACAAGGTGACCGGCTTTGTCGGCGGCGCGAAGAACCGTCCCGCACCGATTTCCGAAGAGGAAGTGCAGAAGATCGTCAGCCAGATGCAGGAAGGCACGGACAAGCCGCGCCACAAGGTCGAATTCCTGGCGGGCGAACTGGTGCGTGTCAAGGAAGGCCCGTTCACCGACTTCAACGGCTCGGTCGAGGAAGTCAACTACGAAAAGAACCGCCTGCGCGTGTCGGTCACGATCTTCGGTCGTGCCACGCCGGTGGAGCTCGAATTCTCCCAGGTCGAAAAGACCTGA
- the secE gene encoding preprotein translocase subunit SecE, translated as MAISQVETVSSTADKAKLAAVAALVVAAIAGFYLLSKQGPVAQWGVLIVGLVAAAGVFLVSEPGKQFVGFARDSWREVKKVVWPTRKETMQMTAYVFVFVVIMALFLWFTDKTLEWVLYDLILGWRK; from the coding sequence ATGGCCATAAGTCAGGTAGAAACCGTTAGTTCCACCGCCGATAAGGCGAAGCTTGCCGCAGTAGCGGCTTTGGTCGTTGCTGCGATTGCCGGTTTCTACCTGTTGTCCAAGCAAGGCCCGGTGGCGCAATGGGGCGTGCTGATTGTCGGCCTGGTGGCTGCAGCCGGAGTGTTCCTGGTGTCCGAGCCGGGCAAGCAATTCGTCGGCTTTGCACGCGACTCCTGGCGTGAAGTCAAGAAGGTTGTCTGGCCTACCCGCAAGGAAACGATGCAGATGACGGCCTACGTCTTTGTGTTCGTGGTGATCATGGCCTTGTTCCTTTGGTTCACCGACAAGACACTGGAATGGGTTTTGTACGATCTGATTTTGGGCTGGAGGAAGTAA
- the tuf gene encoding elongation factor Tu: MAKGKFERTKPHVNVGTIGHVDHGKTTLTAAIATVLSAKFGGEAKKYDEIDKAPEEKARGITINTSHVEYETESRHYAHVDCPGHADYVKNMITGAAQMDGAILVCSAADGPMPQTREHILLARQVGVPYIIVFLNKCDMVDDEELLELVEMEVRELLDKYSFPGDDTPIIRGSAKLALEGDKGPLGEQAIMGLAEALDTYIPTPERAVDGAFLMPVEDVFSISGRGTVVTGRIERGIIKVGEEIEVVGIRDTQKTTCTGVEMFRKLLDQGQAGDNVGLLLRGTKREDVERGQVLCKPGSIKPHTHFTAEVYVLSKDEGGRHTPFFNNYRPQFYFRTTDVTGAIELPEDKEMVMPGDNVSITVKLIAPIAMEEGLRFAIREGGRTVGAGVVAKILA, from the coding sequence ATGGCAAAAGGAAAATTCGAGCGCACCAAGCCGCACGTCAACGTGGGCACCATCGGTCACGTCGACCACGGCAAGACGACGCTGACGGCTGCGATCGCAACCGTGCTGTCCGCCAAGTTCGGCGGCGAAGCCAAGAAGTACGACGAAATCGACAAGGCGCCTGAAGAAAAGGCCCGCGGTATCACCATCAATACCTCGCACGTCGAATACGAAACCGAAAGCCGCCACTACGCGCACGTCGACTGCCCCGGCCACGCTGACTATGTGAAGAACATGATCACCGGCGCCGCCCAGATGGACGGTGCGATCCTGGTTTGCTCGGCCGCCGACGGCCCGATGCCCCAGACCCGCGAGCACATCCTGCTGGCTCGCCAAGTGGGCGTTCCCTACATCATCGTGTTCCTGAACAAGTGCGACATGGTGGACGACGAAGAGCTGCTGGAACTGGTGGAAATGGAAGTCCGCGAACTGCTGGACAAGTACAGCTTCCCCGGCGACGACACCCCCATCATCCGTGGTTCGGCCAAGCTGGCTCTGGAAGGCGACAAGGGTCCCCTGGGCGAGCAAGCCATCATGGGTCTGGCTGAAGCCCTGGACACCTACATCCCCACGCCCGAGCGCGCTGTGGACGGTGCCTTCCTGATGCCTGTGGAAGACGTGTTCTCGATCTCCGGTCGTGGCACCGTGGTGACGGGCCGTATCGAGCGCGGCATCATCAAGGTCGGCGAAGAAATCGAAGTCGTCGGTATCCGCGACACGCAAAAGACCACCTGCACCGGCGTGGAAATGTTCCGCAAGCTGCTGGACCAGGGCCAAGCTGGCGACAACGTCGGCCTGCTGCTGCGCGGCACCAAGCGTGAAGACGTGGAACGCGGCCAAGTGCTGTGCAAGCCCGGTTCGATCAAGCCCCACACCCACTTCACCGCTGAAGTGTATGTGCTGAGCAAGGACGAAGGCGGCCGCCACACTCCTTTCTTCAACAACTACCGTCCCCAGTTCTACTTCCGTACCACGGACGTGACCGGTGCGATCGAGCTGCCTGAAGACAAGGAAATGGTCATGCCTGGCGACAACGTGTCGATCACCGTCAAGCTGATCGCTCCCATCGCCATGGAAGAAGGTCTGCGTTTCGCCATCCGTGAAGGCGGCCGTACCGTCGGCGCCGGCGTGGTTGCAAAGATCCTGGCATAA
- a CDS encoding TetR family transcriptional regulator: protein MARRTKEDAEATRNALLDAAEQVFLAQGVSQSSLAAIAKEAGATRGAVYWHFKDKLDLFNAMIDRVTMPLDQVIYGDLGQLSQVAPLPRMCRVIHLLLNGLVNDDRIRRVFTILMHRMEFVGELAALQVRHTSSMNEFTRQLALDFAAVAEQQGYALSGTPQLLAIGLRSLLDGLMHSWLMSIEGFDLEKDGLAAVQVYLVGAGLPKAAVAATFAEATSLPNPLAGAARLPCGYVDSSVL from the coding sequence ATGGCCCGTAGAACCAAGGAAGATGCCGAAGCAACGCGCAATGCCTTGCTGGACGCTGCCGAGCAGGTGTTTCTGGCGCAGGGCGTCTCGCAATCATCGCTGGCGGCCATTGCCAAGGAGGCAGGCGCGACGCGCGGCGCGGTGTACTGGCACTTCAAGGACAAGCTCGATCTGTTCAACGCGATGATCGATCGCGTGACCATGCCGCTGGACCAGGTGATATATGGCGACCTGGGCCAGTTGTCGCAGGTGGCCCCGCTGCCGCGGATGTGCCGCGTCATCCATTTGCTGCTCAATGGCCTGGTCAACGACGACCGTATCCGCCGGGTGTTCACCATCCTCATGCACCGCATGGAGTTCGTGGGCGAACTCGCGGCCCTGCAGGTGCGCCATACCTCGTCGATGAACGAGTTCACGCGCCAGCTGGCGCTGGATTTCGCTGCGGTGGCCGAGCAGCAGGGCTATGCGCTGAGCGGCACGCCGCAATTGCTGGCCATCGGCCTGCGCTCCCTGCTGGACGGACTGATGCATTCCTGGCTGATGAGCATCGAGGGTTTCGATCTCGAGAAGGATGGCCTGGCGGCGGTGCAGGTGTATCTCGTGGGCGCCGGACTGCCCAAGGCGGCGGTGGCCGCGACTTTTGCCGAAGCCACTTCCCTGCCGAACCCGCTGGCGGGTGCAGCACGTTTGCCCTGTGGCTATGTAGATAGCTCGGTTCTGTGA